A stretch of the Planctomycetota bacterium genome encodes the following:
- a CDS encoding class I SAM-dependent methyltransferase, giving the protein MVHMTPDRWRHTCDYLDGVFGHPPNQPDEFMAGLMPRAVAAGLPDIAISASVGRLLLLLGRLVDARLIVEVGTLAGYSGIWLARGLAEGGRLLTIEPEAAHADFAERAFDDAGVGDRVEIIRGYGTPELERLAAEHPAGVDIVFLDAIKSEYPDYLPHATAMLRPGGLLVADNMLGGGSSWWIDDEPGSSDSRDAADAVNRLVAVDERYEACCLPIREGVLVARKRSG; this is encoded by the coding sequence ATGGTGCACATGACCCCCGACCGCTGGCGGCACACCTGCGACTACCTCGACGGGGTCTTCGGCCATCCCCCGAATCAGCCCGACGAGTTCATGGCCGGCCTGATGCCCAGGGCGGTCGCGGCGGGGCTGCCCGACATCGCGATCTCGGCCTCGGTCGGCCGGTTGCTGCTGCTGCTGGGACGGCTCGTCGATGCGAGGCTCATCGTCGAGGTGGGCACGCTGGCGGGCTACTCCGGCATCTGGCTGGCGCGGGGGCTCGCCGAGGGCGGCCGGCTGCTGACCATCGAGCCCGAGGCCGCACACGCCGACTTCGCGGAGCGGGCCTTCGACGACGCCGGCGTGGGCGATCGCGTCGAGATCATCCGCGGCTACGGCACGCCCGAACTCGAGCGGCTCGCCGCCGAGCACCCCGCGGGCGTGGACATCGTCTTCTTGGACGCCATCAAGAGCGAATACCCAGACTACCTGCCCCACGCGACCGCTATGCTCCGGCCCGGTGGGCTGCTCGTCGCCGACAACATGCTGGGTGGCGGCAGCAGCTGGTGGATCGACGACGAGCCGGGCAGCAGCGACAGCCGGGACGCCGCCGACGCGGTCAACCGGCTGGTAGCCGTCGACGAGCGCTACGAGGCCTGCTGCCTGCCCATCCGCGAGGGCGTGCTCGTCGCTCGCAAGCGGAGCGGCTGA